ATGAGCTATCTCTTAATCCAGGACCTTTAGCATCATAGTTTAAATTTGCTGTAAATGACCACTTTTCTGAAAGTTTTTTGGCTATTGCTAAGGCGTATGTCTTAACTCCCCCTTCTTTTTCCTGTGAGTTATACTGGTCTCTTAATGTAGGAGACCAGAGATAAGCAGGAGAAAGTGCACCGTCTTTGGTATATCGTTCACTTAATGAGAAAGATGTTGTTTCATCTGGAGAAAAACTTATATCACTGTTAAATCTTTCCATTCTTTTTTTTGCTATATTCTGATATGTATCAAATCCGAAACTTATTTTCCATAAGGATATTCTTCCTTCAAATAAAATCGGATATAACTTATCCCATTCATTTTTTGCTCTGAAATCATATACTTGGGCAATTCTTGCTTGGATATTAAAACTTTTAAAGTTTAATTTGTTATACACACCAGCTCTTAAAAGTGCTGTGTCATCAATTGCTTCAGTATCTTTTAAAATCGGAGGCTTACCATTAACTCCTATAAAAACTCCTTCCACAAATGGCTCAACCAGATGAGTGAAATTTTCTCCTCTTTTATAAAACCTCATAAAACTTTTTGCATTATATTGAATCATTTCTCTATGAGAAGTATCCTCATAAGGAGATGTGTTTTCAAGATTATAAAAAGTTTCTTTTAATCCTAAGCTCTGTGTTAGTTTAACACTATCTCCCATACTATGACTTATTTGAGGGCTTATCTCAAATCTTTGCCCTTTAAGTCCGTCTTCTTTATAAAACTCAGCCAGATTAGTATTGAAATTTATATTGAATTGTCCAAGTTTATATGGATAAACAACATATCCAAGTTCTGCTTTTCCCGGAGGACTTATACCTCCTTCTTTTAAATCCTTCCACCCTTGTCCAAGCAAATAAAATCTTGATTGAACCCCTGGTATAGAAAGCTCCAGAGAAGACTGCAAGAATCTATCATATCTTGCAGCAAGGTCTTTCCCATATTCTTTAAAAAGAAATGTATTTGAAGCTGAACGAACATCTCCGTATTCCCTGTAAAAATCATTCTTATTGACATAGTTTAAATCTGCCAGCAAGTCAACTCCCTTAAATTTCTGAAGATGAATTCCTCGTAATTCAATATATTCTTTATTAAGTTTCCTGTCCTTGATCTGATATCCATACCACATCCCCTTTGTATCAAAATCCATGTATCTGTATTCAATTCCTTTACCAAGTCCTATTTTTGAAAAATAGTCAAGATAAAATGTGGCATCTTTATTACTATCAATCACAAGATAATAGGCAGGGCTTAAACGAACTCCGCGAGTATTTGAATTTCCAAATTTAAATGGTAAAAATCCGGATTTTTTTGTGCTTCCACCAGGACCCCAGAACACAGGAGAAAAAAGAATAGGCACATCTTTGACTTTAAAAGTAGTAATTTTTGATGTTAATGTATCATCAACCACAAGGTCAACAAACTCCCCTGTAAAACACCATGGTTGTGCAGTATCTGGCTCTGGTTCACAAGTTGAAAAAGTTGCTTTTTTAGCTTTGTATTTAATCTCGCTCAGCCTTTCAATCTCAGATGCTTTTATCCACATATCCTGCTTTTTTATATGAAGAAGAGCATTTTTTAAAAGACCTGTTTTTTTATCCCTGTTAAGTTTTCCTTCTTCAGCCCATGCAGTAATTTCGTCATCGTCATAGTAAAGGTCTCCATAGGCTTCTATATCACCTGTATTTTCATAATAAATTACTTTTTGTGCTTTAAGATCAAAGGTTATATCGCTCATATAGACATCACCAATTGCAATAATTTTTTTTTCTTCGTCAAAGTATTCTAATGTTTCAGAGATTATCTCTGTAGCAAAGGAAATACGAGCAATAAAAAAAAGAAACAGTATTATACAAAACAAAAGAAAATGCCTGGAGATAATAATTTTCATAAAATTTCTCCAAGACTTCTATGCAATGTTTTT
The Thermodesulfovibrio yellowstonii DSM 11347 DNA segment above includes these coding regions:
- a CDS encoding LPS-assembly protein LptD encodes the protein MKIIISRHFLLFCIILFLFFIARISFATEIISETLEYFDEEKKIIAIGDVYMSDITFDLKAQKVIYYENTGDIEAYGDLYYDDDEITAWAEEGKLNRDKKTGLLKNALLHIKKQDMWIKASEIERLSEIKYKAKKATFSTCEPEPDTAQPWCFTGEFVDLVVDDTLTSKITTFKVKDVPILFSPVFWGPGGSTKKSGFLPFKFGNSNTRGVRLSPAYYLVIDSNKDATFYLDYFSKIGLGKGIEYRYMDFDTKGMWYGYQIKDRKLNKEYIELRGIHLQKFKGVDLLADLNYVNKNDFYREYGDVRSASNTFLFKEYGKDLAARYDRFLQSSLELSIPGVQSRFYLLGQGWKDLKEGGISPPGKAELGYVVYPYKLGQFNINFNTNLAEFYKEDGLKGQRFEISPQISHSMGDSVKLTQSLGLKETFYNLENTSPYEDTSHREMIQYNAKSFMRFYKRGENFTHLVEPFVEGVFIGVNGKPPILKDTEAIDDTALLRAGVYNKLNFKSFNIQARIAQVYDFRAKNEWDKLYPILFEGRISLWKISFGFDTYQNIAKKRMERFNSDISFSPDETTSFSLSERYTKDGALSPAYLWSPTLRDQYNSQEKEGGVKTYALAIAKKLSEKWSFTANLNYDAKGPGLRDSSLNIKYTQSCWATNIAITRRPVEIQGRKTSEFSFLVIFELKGLGPIRVYERSGSS